Part of the Bacteroidales bacterium genome, TGAACGCAGAGCGATATAACGGATGTAAATGAAATTGCCTTTCATATTTATCCAAAATTGGCTTTGTTTTTACTACCGTCTTTTGAACGCTTCAACAATCTGGTTGACAATATGAACGCTTTCCGGCGGATGGCAGTTTTGAACTTTCCTGCCTATAATTGCATTGGACCGTGGGAAGATCCTGTGTTTGCTACCGGAAAAGTATCGAACCGTATCTTCTTCGTCAACGAACGTGATATCAACCGGCAAGTTCTCAAAAAGTTGGATAATCTGTTCCCTTTTAAAACTCCGGTATCCAGGTCAATCGTCCGATGCAATTTGTTTTTTTCTGTTTTATTGAACTCTGATTTTTAGGCGGGCATTTATATAACACCAGCCTGTTTCATGTGCCTGCACAAGCATATCCTGCCAGGCACTTTCCGGAATAGCCCTGTAGGCTAACTGGATAAATAATTTGCTCTTCCCTGAAAATAAGAGGAAGTACCACGAAAAACAATCGGCCTAATTCCTTATTGAATTGGTCATTTCAGATGGGGCATCCATTAAAATTCTCTCACAGGTCATTTAGTGATTTGCGATAATCATCATGAAATGACCACATCAGTTTAAGACAACCATATTGAGGGAATGTTCTTTCAATATAAGGGAATAAAATATTTTCTTTTTTAATATAATGAAGTTCATAAGCTCTCAGATCTTTAATATCCTGCAGTATTTGTAATGCATTGTAGCTTCTGTTCTGATCCTGAACAACTTAAAGAAAGTTTTATATTAATACGTAGAACGGCAATAATCTTTTCCACAGCTCTGTTCTCTTGCATCATGATAGCTTAGAAAATGGTCTTCGGAAGGTTTTTGCCATTTCTGTTGTTTAAGCGATTTATAAAATATATTGATAAGTTTACCTACATTCTTCCTGACAGTTTCGAAAGGATATTGCTGAAGCAAAAAGTCTAATAATTGCATAGTTTCTGAAGCAGTAACTGCTTCAATCTCTGCTTTGTATTTCTCATACAGTTTCTTACCATTATCCCCTTCAATTAGTCCAGTGCTATAATTTTGAAGGTTTAGGTAATGCTCGGAAAAGTGAATAAGTTTTTCTGACATTGTGGCTACATTCCAGTTTATTATTTAAGCCTGGGTGAATACTTTTCTCCATTTCTTAGTATGTCGCGAGCCAGACTTTGTACATTTTCCTCTGTGACCAATTTAATGAGAGCATCCCTTATTAGAGCATATTTTTCATGAAGAGGGCAGGGGTTGTTATCATCGCATTGTTTCAAACCAAAACCACAACCATTGAACAGTTTGTCTCCTTCTGTAGCTATAATCAGTTTTTAGGATAAAATCAGGCTGTTTACTATCAAATAGAATCCGCCTCCTTTTCCTTTCTGTGATTTAACAAATCCTTGTCTGACTAATCGTTGTAATATTTTAGCTGTATAAAAATAAGGTGCATCAATTTGTTCAGAGATTTCAGCAATACCAGGCCTTTTGCCATCAGTGTTCTGCATCTGAATATAAACTAAACCCCTAAGTGCATATTCAGTTTCTTTATTAAACATCTTTTCTCTTTTAAAATGATAGATTATTCTATGCAAAGGTATTAAAATATTTTTGTTAAATAATAAAAGACCTTTTTGTATTTTAATCGTTTTTATAT contains:
- a CDS encoding Rrf2 family transcriptional regulator, producing MFNKETEYALRGLVYIQMQNTDGKRPGIAEISEQIDAPYFYTAKILQRLVRQGFVKSQKGKGGGFYLIVNSLILS